A genome region from Camarhynchus parvulus chromosome 15, STF_HiC, whole genome shotgun sequence includes the following:
- the GOLGA3 gene encoding golgin subfamily A member 3 isoform X2, translated as MDSSSVQQDVHLESRSSNGAPSSSEELSDCKAKSQLVTTDEINTTSNNINEVPNEEGSLEINSKVDACQNGPESLCLDSPGSFDPTSSEQGEESSPGSVESSLPLENEEQIRLQARRRLEEQLKQYRVKRHQERSSQSTSKTRPSSTLDPELMLNPEILPRASTVAMTKEYSFLRTSVPRGPKLGSLGLPASSKERRSSKSKASKIRSLADYRTEDSDARNAAGNSVATDLPGGALMQSRSGPTSVVSEISLPSDVDDRVENSSLAGDSISEIDGSEVGMRLDGNESDSSTYSSVSGRGLYSSLQNAEGKQDTPYTINGQKIYPEAMGQFPSLSEVLQAAAVEHQAQEQEVDGEVRSRRDSISSSVSMESSIAGTHDEMLQVMKEKMRLEGQLEALSLEANQALKEKTELQAQLAALNMKLQAQMEHSQNSQQKQESLSSEVATLKQSCWDLERAMADLQNALEAKNASLASSNNDLQLAEEQYQRLLQKVEDMQKNVLTRDSTVHDLRQQLASLQTQLQKVQLERTTLTNKLKASETEITSLQNVRQWYQQQLVLAQEARVRLQSEMANIQAGQMTQAGMLEHLKLENVALSQQLTETQHRSIKEKERIAAQLQNIEADMLDQEAAFMQIQEAKTMVEEDLQRKLEEFEDEKEQLQKMADSAATLEQELEQVKLTLHQRDLQLESLQQEHLDLMKQLTLTQETLHTKEQSLDDLQTQYDELKARLEELQSDAASKDDTIQYLQNEKIVLEVALQAAKASKEQLDEGAARLGEGTEVTSEILEQLKQEMAVKSSQVENLQQENATLKKQLQKVKEQFLKEKVMVEAYRRDASSKDQLISELKATKKRLDSELKEIKKELLKIQIEKQSLESEHSKLQKEVSQVHQQMVELENHLQSVQKERDDMETRLQSLQFDKEQMESLAEANQALKQQVEQMQEEAKKAITEQKQKMKRLGSDLTSAQKEMKAKHKAYENAVSILSRRLQESLTAKESAEAELSKLKAQITDGGNDQIAQEKIQALKTELRALSSSKLMLEKELQEVISLTSQELEEYREKVLELEDELQESRGFRKKIKRLEEMNKKLALELEHERGKLTGLSQSNAALREHNNILETALAKREADLVQLNLQVQAVLKRKEEEDQQMQQLIQALQASLEKEKLKVKDLQKQEAAAKADAAHNRRHHRAAMLELSEIKKELHAKELLVQALQAEVDKLQVEDEKHSQEVSQFQQELAEATSQLQVLQKNLDDKLSEQPLVSQEVEDLKWEVEQKEREIETLKQQLDMTEQRSHKELEGIQVVLQNIKTELEMVREDLSATQKDKFMLQAKVTELKNSMKSLLQQNQQLKLDLKHGKMKKRKELKGENNSSNPVTPVKIPDCPVPAALLEELLKPTAVSKEPLKNLNSCLRQLKQEMDSLQRQMEEHTITVHESMSSWTQIEGKLMDLTSTSPTSASDQQETPTADEKKENCSVSDKEALTL; from the exons ATGGACTCCTCATCTGTCCAGCAGGATGTTCACTTGGAGAGCAGAAGCAGTAAtggggctcccagcagctctgaagaaCTTTCAGATTGTAAAGCCAAGTCACAGCTAGTTACTACAGATGAAATTAACA CTACCAGTAATAATATCAATGAAGTACCAAATGAAGAGGGAAGTCTGGAGATAAACAGCAAAGTGGATGCCTGCCAGAATGGGCCAGAGTCGCTCTGCCTTGACTCTCCTGGATCTTTTGATCCTACCAGCAGTGAGCAGGGTGAAGAGTCATCCCCAG GCTCAGTAGAGTCTTCACTGCCACtggaaaatgaagaacaaatcAGACTTCAGGCAAGAAGGCGTCTGGAAGAGCAGCTCAAACAATACCGAGTGAAGAGACACCAAGAGAGA TCGAGTCAGTCTACATCCAAAACCCGTCCCTCCAGCACCCTGGATCCTGAGCTGATGTTAAATCCAGAAATCCTGCCAAGAGCCAGCACTGTAGCAATGACTAAAGAATATTCCTTTCTACGgaccagtgtccccaggggacCAAAGCTCGGTAGCCTGGGACTTCCAGCATCctcaaaagaaagaagaagctCAAAATCTAAGGCCAGCAAGATCCGGTCCTTGGCTGACTACAGAACTGAAGATTCAGATGCTCGAAATGctgctgggaattctgtggCTACTGACTTACCTGGGGGGGCTCTGATGCAAAGCAGAAGTGGCCCAACATCAGTTGTGTCTGAGATCAGTCTGCCCTCTGACGTGGATGATCGAGTAGAGAATTCCTCCTTGGCAGGAGACAGCATTTCAGAGATTGATGGCAGTGAAGTGGGAATGAGGCTGGATGGAAATGAGAGTGACAGCTCTACCTACAGCAGTGTGTCAGGGAGAGGGCTGTATAGCAGTTTGCAGAATGCAGAAGGCAAACAGGACACTCCATATACAATAAATGGCCAGAAGATATATCCTGAAGCCATGGGGCAATTTCCTTCTCTCAGTGaggtgctgcaggctgcagcagtggagCATCAGGCCCAAGAGCAAGAAGTTGATGGAGAGGTACGGAGTAGGAGAGACAGTATTTCTAGCAG TGTTTCTATGGAAAGCTCCATTGCAGGAACTCATGACGAGATGCTGCAGGTTATGAAGGAGAAGATGAGACTTGAAGGGCAACTAGAAGCACTCTCACTAGAAGCTAATCAG GCTCTCAAAGAGAAGACTGAGCTACAAGCCCAACTTGCAGCTTTGAACATGAAGCTTCAGGCACAGATGGAGCACAGCCAAAACAGCCAGCAGAAGCAGGAATCCCTGAGCTCAGAAGTGGCCACATTAAAGCAGTCTTGCTGGGATCTGGAACGAGCAATGGCTGACCTGCAAAATGCCTTGGAAGCAAAGAATGCCAGTTTGGCTTCTTCAAACAATGATTTGCAGTTAGCAGAGGAGCAGTACCAGAGACTCCTGCAGAAGGTTGAAGATATGCAAAAAAATGTTCTCACCAGGGACAGTACAG tTCATGACCTGCGCCAGCAGTTGGCTTCCTTGCAGACCCAGCTTCAGAAGGTGCAGCTGGAACGGACCACACTGACCAACAAGCTGAAGGCATCTGAAACAGAAATCACATCTCTCCAAAATGTGAGGCAGTGgtaccagcagcagctggtcctggcacaggaggcCCGTGTCAGGCTGCAGAGTGAGATGGCCAATATACAG gCTGGGCAGATGACTCAAGCAGGGATGTTGGAACATCTCAAACTAGAGAATGTGGCCCTGTCTCAGCAGCTGACTGAAACCCAGCACAGGTCCATTAAAGAGAAGGAACGTATTGCAGCACAACTACAAAATATTGAG GCTGACATGTTAGATCAGGAAGCTGCCTTCATGCAGATCCAAGAGGCCAAAACCATGGTGGAAGAAGACTTGCAGAGAAAACTAGAGGAGTTTGAAGATGAGAAAGAACAGCTTCAGAAAATGGCTGATTCTGCAGCAACATTGGAGCAAGAATTGGAACAG GTCAAGTTGACTTTGCATCAGCGAGATCTGCAGCTTGAATCCTTGCAGCAAGAACACCTCGACCTGATGAAGCAATTGACTCTAACCCAGGAGACACTGCACACCAAAGAGCAGTCCCTGGATGACCTGCAAACACAGTATGATGAACTGAAGGCCAGGCTAGAAGAGCTCCAGAGTGATGCTGCTTCTAAAGATGACACAATCCAGTATTTGCAGAATGAGAAGATTGTGTTGGaggtggctctgcaggcagcaaaagCAAGTAAAGAGCAACTTGATGAAGGGGCAGCACGCCTTGGAGAAGGTACAGAAGTAACATCAGAAATCTTGGAGCAGCTGAAGCAAGAAATGGCAGTCAAGTCAAGCCAG GTGGAAAATCTGCAACAAGAAAATGCCACCCTCAAAAAACAGCTTCAAAAAGTGAAGGAACAGTTCCTGAAGGAGAAG GTCATGGTGGAGGCTTATCGAAGAGATGCCAGCTCCAAGGACCAGCTCATCAGTGAGCTGAAAGCTACAAAGAAGCGGCTGGACTCAGAGCTGAAGGAGATAaaaaaagagctgctgaaaatccaAATTGAGAAACAGTCACTTGAATCTGAGCATTCAAAACTACAGAAGGAAGTATCTCAGGTTCACCAGCAGATGGTGGAACTAGAAAATCACCTCCAGTCAGTGCAGAAAGAACGAGATGATATGGAGACACGCCTACAG TCTTTGCAGTTCGATAAGGAACAAATGGAATCTCTTGCTGAGGCAAATCAGGCATTAAAACAACAAGTAGAACAAATGcaagaagaagcaaaaaa GGCCATTacagagcagaaacagaaaatgaagcgTCTTGGGTCAGACCTGACTAGTGCTCAGAAAGAGatgaaagcaaaacacaaagcctaTGAGAATGCAGTCAGCATTCTCAGTCGGAGGCTGCAGGAATCTCTTACTGCAAAGGAAtctgctgaggcagagctgagcaaacTAAAAGCACAAATTACTGATGGTGGGAATGACCAGATTGCTCAG GAGAAGATTCAGGCTCTGAAGACAGAACTGcgagctctgagcagcagtaAATTGATGCTGGAAAAAGAGTTGCAAGAAGTGATTTCACTGACCAGCCAGGAGCTTGAAGAATACAGAGAGAAAGTGCTGGAACTTGAAGATGAG CTTCAGGAATCTAGAGGCTTCAGGAAGAAGATAAAACGTTTAGAAGAAATGAATAAGAAGTTGGCCCTTGAACTGGAACATGAACGTGGAAAACTTACAGGTCTCAGCCAGTCCAACGCTGCTTTGCGGGAACACAACAATATCCTCGAAACAGCATTAGCAAAAAGAGAGGCAGACTTGGTACAACTGAATCTACAG GTTCAGGCAGTCCTAAAGcggaaagaggaggaggatcaGCAAATGCAACAACTTATTCAAGCTTTACAGGCTTCCCTAGAGAAGGAAAAGTTAAAAGTTAAAGACCTTCAGAAGCAG gaagcagcagccaaagcGGATGCAGCCCACAACCGGCGACACCACCGGGCAGCGATGCTGGAGCTCAGTGAGATCAAGAAGGAGCTCCACGCCAAAGAGCTGCTGGTCCAGGCCCTGCAGGCTGAGGTGGACAAGCTGCA GGTAGAGGATGAAAAACATTCCCAGGAGGTATCTCAGTTCCAGCAAGAGCTGGCAGAAGCCACATCTCAGCTCCAAGTTCTGCAGAAAAACCTGGATGACAAACTTAGTGAACAGCCTCTAGTAAGCCAAGAG GTGGAAGACCTGAAGTGGGAAGtagaacagaaagaaagagaaattgaaacacttaagcagcagctggacatgaCTGAACAGCGCAGCCACAAGGAGTTAGAAGGGATACAAGTTGTCTTGCAG AACATCAAGACTGAGCTAGAGATGGTGAGGGAAGACCTGTCAGCAACTCAGAAAGATAAGTTTATGCTGCAGGCTAAAGTGACTGAACTGAAGAACAGCATGAAgtcactgctgcagcaaaaccagcagctgaaGTTGGACCTGAAGCATGGCAAGATGAAGAAG AGGAAAGAACTGAAAGGCGAGAATAACTCTTCTAATCCAGTGACTCCAGTCAAGATTCCTGATTGTCCAGTGCCTGCTGCCTTGCTGGAAGAACTGCTGAAACCAACAGCTGTGAGCAAGGAGCCTCTGAAGAACCTGAACAGCTGTCTCCGGCAGCTAAA GCAAGAAATGGACAGCCTTCAGCGGCAGATGGAGGAACACACCATTACA
- the GOLGA3 gene encoding golgin subfamily A member 3 isoform X1, with translation MDSSSVQQDVHLESRSSNGAPSSSEELSDCKAKSQLVTTDEINTTSNNINEVPNEEGSLEINSKVDACQNGPESLCLDSPGSFDPTSSEQGEESSPGVTGFHDSLRKSQGTSAEGIALRKEALQSLKLSLPMQETELCSVESSLPLENEEQIRLQARRRLEEQLKQYRVKRHQERSSQSTSKTRPSSTLDPELMLNPEILPRASTVAMTKEYSFLRTSVPRGPKLGSLGLPASSKERRSSKSKASKIRSLADYRTEDSDARNAAGNSVATDLPGGALMQSRSGPTSVVSEISLPSDVDDRVENSSLAGDSISEIDGSEVGMRLDGNESDSSTYSSVSGRGLYSSLQNAEGKQDTPYTINGQKIYPEAMGQFPSLSEVLQAAAVEHQAQEQEVDGEVRSRRDSISSSVSMESSIAGTHDEMLQVMKEKMRLEGQLEALSLEANQALKEKTELQAQLAALNMKLQAQMEHSQNSQQKQESLSSEVATLKQSCWDLERAMADLQNALEAKNASLASSNNDLQLAEEQYQRLLQKVEDMQKNVLTRDSTVHDLRQQLASLQTQLQKVQLERTTLTNKLKASETEITSLQNVRQWYQQQLVLAQEARVRLQSEMANIQAGQMTQAGMLEHLKLENVALSQQLTETQHRSIKEKERIAAQLQNIEADMLDQEAAFMQIQEAKTMVEEDLQRKLEEFEDEKEQLQKMADSAATLEQELEQVKLTLHQRDLQLESLQQEHLDLMKQLTLTQETLHTKEQSLDDLQTQYDELKARLEELQSDAASKDDTIQYLQNEKIVLEVALQAAKASKEQLDEGAARLGEGTEVTSEILEQLKQEMAVKSSQVENLQQENATLKKQLQKVKEQFLKEKVMVEAYRRDASSKDQLISELKATKKRLDSELKEIKKELLKIQIEKQSLESEHSKLQKEVSQVHQQMVELENHLQSVQKERDDMETRLQSLQFDKEQMESLAEANQALKQQVEQMQEEAKKAITEQKQKMKRLGSDLTSAQKEMKAKHKAYENAVSILSRRLQESLTAKESAEAELSKLKAQITDGGNDQIAQEKIQALKTELRALSSSKLMLEKELQEVISLTSQELEEYREKVLELEDELQESRGFRKKIKRLEEMNKKLALELEHERGKLTGLSQSNAALREHNNILETALAKREADLVQLNLQVQAVLKRKEEEDQQMQQLIQALQASLEKEKLKVKDLQKQEAAAKADAAHNRRHHRAAMLELSEIKKELHAKELLVQALQAEVDKLQVEDEKHSQEVSQFQQELAEATSQLQVLQKNLDDKLSEQPLVSQEVEDLKWEVEQKEREIETLKQQLDMTEQRSHKELEGIQVVLQNIKTELEMVREDLSATQKDKFMLQAKVTELKNSMKSLLQQNQQLKLDLKHGKMKKRKELKGENNSSNPVTPVKIPDCPVPAALLEELLKPTAVSKEPLKNLNSCLRQLKQEMDSLQRQMEEHTITVHESMSSWTQIEGKLMDLTSTSPTSASDQQETPTADEKKENCSVSDKEALTL, from the exons ATGGACTCCTCATCTGTCCAGCAGGATGTTCACTTGGAGAGCAGAAGCAGTAAtggggctcccagcagctctgaagaaCTTTCAGATTGTAAAGCCAAGTCACAGCTAGTTACTACAGATGAAATTAACA CTACCAGTAATAATATCAATGAAGTACCAAATGAAGAGGGAAGTCTGGAGATAAACAGCAAAGTGGATGCCTGCCAGAATGGGCCAGAGTCGCTCTGCCTTGACTCTCCTGGATCTTTTGATCCTACCAGCAGTGAGCAGGGTGAAGAGTCATCCCCAGGTGTGACTGGTTTCCATGACAGCCTAAGGAAGTCTCAGGGAACTAGTGCTGAGGGCATAGCTCTTAGAAAAGAAGCTTTGCAGTCTCTCAAACTAAGTCTTCCCATGCAAGAAACTGAATTGT GCTCAGTAGAGTCTTCACTGCCACtggaaaatgaagaacaaatcAGACTTCAGGCAAGAAGGCGTCTGGAAGAGCAGCTCAAACAATACCGAGTGAAGAGACACCAAGAGAGA TCGAGTCAGTCTACATCCAAAACCCGTCCCTCCAGCACCCTGGATCCTGAGCTGATGTTAAATCCAGAAATCCTGCCAAGAGCCAGCACTGTAGCAATGACTAAAGAATATTCCTTTCTACGgaccagtgtccccaggggacCAAAGCTCGGTAGCCTGGGACTTCCAGCATCctcaaaagaaagaagaagctCAAAATCTAAGGCCAGCAAGATCCGGTCCTTGGCTGACTACAGAACTGAAGATTCAGATGCTCGAAATGctgctgggaattctgtggCTACTGACTTACCTGGGGGGGCTCTGATGCAAAGCAGAAGTGGCCCAACATCAGTTGTGTCTGAGATCAGTCTGCCCTCTGACGTGGATGATCGAGTAGAGAATTCCTCCTTGGCAGGAGACAGCATTTCAGAGATTGATGGCAGTGAAGTGGGAATGAGGCTGGATGGAAATGAGAGTGACAGCTCTACCTACAGCAGTGTGTCAGGGAGAGGGCTGTATAGCAGTTTGCAGAATGCAGAAGGCAAACAGGACACTCCATATACAATAAATGGCCAGAAGATATATCCTGAAGCCATGGGGCAATTTCCTTCTCTCAGTGaggtgctgcaggctgcagcagtggagCATCAGGCCCAAGAGCAAGAAGTTGATGGAGAGGTACGGAGTAGGAGAGACAGTATTTCTAGCAG TGTTTCTATGGAAAGCTCCATTGCAGGAACTCATGACGAGATGCTGCAGGTTATGAAGGAGAAGATGAGACTTGAAGGGCAACTAGAAGCACTCTCACTAGAAGCTAATCAG GCTCTCAAAGAGAAGACTGAGCTACAAGCCCAACTTGCAGCTTTGAACATGAAGCTTCAGGCACAGATGGAGCACAGCCAAAACAGCCAGCAGAAGCAGGAATCCCTGAGCTCAGAAGTGGCCACATTAAAGCAGTCTTGCTGGGATCTGGAACGAGCAATGGCTGACCTGCAAAATGCCTTGGAAGCAAAGAATGCCAGTTTGGCTTCTTCAAACAATGATTTGCAGTTAGCAGAGGAGCAGTACCAGAGACTCCTGCAGAAGGTTGAAGATATGCAAAAAAATGTTCTCACCAGGGACAGTACAG tTCATGACCTGCGCCAGCAGTTGGCTTCCTTGCAGACCCAGCTTCAGAAGGTGCAGCTGGAACGGACCACACTGACCAACAAGCTGAAGGCATCTGAAACAGAAATCACATCTCTCCAAAATGTGAGGCAGTGgtaccagcagcagctggtcctggcacaggaggcCCGTGTCAGGCTGCAGAGTGAGATGGCCAATATACAG gCTGGGCAGATGACTCAAGCAGGGATGTTGGAACATCTCAAACTAGAGAATGTGGCCCTGTCTCAGCAGCTGACTGAAACCCAGCACAGGTCCATTAAAGAGAAGGAACGTATTGCAGCACAACTACAAAATATTGAG GCTGACATGTTAGATCAGGAAGCTGCCTTCATGCAGATCCAAGAGGCCAAAACCATGGTGGAAGAAGACTTGCAGAGAAAACTAGAGGAGTTTGAAGATGAGAAAGAACAGCTTCAGAAAATGGCTGATTCTGCAGCAACATTGGAGCAAGAATTGGAACAG GTCAAGTTGACTTTGCATCAGCGAGATCTGCAGCTTGAATCCTTGCAGCAAGAACACCTCGACCTGATGAAGCAATTGACTCTAACCCAGGAGACACTGCACACCAAAGAGCAGTCCCTGGATGACCTGCAAACACAGTATGATGAACTGAAGGCCAGGCTAGAAGAGCTCCAGAGTGATGCTGCTTCTAAAGATGACACAATCCAGTATTTGCAGAATGAGAAGATTGTGTTGGaggtggctctgcaggcagcaaaagCAAGTAAAGAGCAACTTGATGAAGGGGCAGCACGCCTTGGAGAAGGTACAGAAGTAACATCAGAAATCTTGGAGCAGCTGAAGCAAGAAATGGCAGTCAAGTCAAGCCAG GTGGAAAATCTGCAACAAGAAAATGCCACCCTCAAAAAACAGCTTCAAAAAGTGAAGGAACAGTTCCTGAAGGAGAAG GTCATGGTGGAGGCTTATCGAAGAGATGCCAGCTCCAAGGACCAGCTCATCAGTGAGCTGAAAGCTACAAAGAAGCGGCTGGACTCAGAGCTGAAGGAGATAaaaaaagagctgctgaaaatccaAATTGAGAAACAGTCACTTGAATCTGAGCATTCAAAACTACAGAAGGAAGTATCTCAGGTTCACCAGCAGATGGTGGAACTAGAAAATCACCTCCAGTCAGTGCAGAAAGAACGAGATGATATGGAGACACGCCTACAG TCTTTGCAGTTCGATAAGGAACAAATGGAATCTCTTGCTGAGGCAAATCAGGCATTAAAACAACAAGTAGAACAAATGcaagaagaagcaaaaaa GGCCATTacagagcagaaacagaaaatgaagcgTCTTGGGTCAGACCTGACTAGTGCTCAGAAAGAGatgaaagcaaaacacaaagcctaTGAGAATGCAGTCAGCATTCTCAGTCGGAGGCTGCAGGAATCTCTTACTGCAAAGGAAtctgctgaggcagagctgagcaaacTAAAAGCACAAATTACTGATGGTGGGAATGACCAGATTGCTCAG GAGAAGATTCAGGCTCTGAAGACAGAACTGcgagctctgagcagcagtaAATTGATGCTGGAAAAAGAGTTGCAAGAAGTGATTTCACTGACCAGCCAGGAGCTTGAAGAATACAGAGAGAAAGTGCTGGAACTTGAAGATGAG CTTCAGGAATCTAGAGGCTTCAGGAAGAAGATAAAACGTTTAGAAGAAATGAATAAGAAGTTGGCCCTTGAACTGGAACATGAACGTGGAAAACTTACAGGTCTCAGCCAGTCCAACGCTGCTTTGCGGGAACACAACAATATCCTCGAAACAGCATTAGCAAAAAGAGAGGCAGACTTGGTACAACTGAATCTACAG GTTCAGGCAGTCCTAAAGcggaaagaggaggaggatcaGCAAATGCAACAACTTATTCAAGCTTTACAGGCTTCCCTAGAGAAGGAAAAGTTAAAAGTTAAAGACCTTCAGAAGCAG gaagcagcagccaaagcGGATGCAGCCCACAACCGGCGACACCACCGGGCAGCGATGCTGGAGCTCAGTGAGATCAAGAAGGAGCTCCACGCCAAAGAGCTGCTGGTCCAGGCCCTGCAGGCTGAGGTGGACAAGCTGCA GGTAGAGGATGAAAAACATTCCCAGGAGGTATCTCAGTTCCAGCAAGAGCTGGCAGAAGCCACATCTCAGCTCCAAGTTCTGCAGAAAAACCTGGATGACAAACTTAGTGAACAGCCTCTAGTAAGCCAAGAG GTGGAAGACCTGAAGTGGGAAGtagaacagaaagaaagagaaattgaaacacttaagcagcagctggacatgaCTGAACAGCGCAGCCACAAGGAGTTAGAAGGGATACAAGTTGTCTTGCAG AACATCAAGACTGAGCTAGAGATGGTGAGGGAAGACCTGTCAGCAACTCAGAAAGATAAGTTTATGCTGCAGGCTAAAGTGACTGAACTGAAGAACAGCATGAAgtcactgctgcagcaaaaccagcagctgaaGTTGGACCTGAAGCATGGCAAGATGAAGAAG AGGAAAGAACTGAAAGGCGAGAATAACTCTTCTAATCCAGTGACTCCAGTCAAGATTCCTGATTGTCCAGTGCCTGCTGCCTTGCTGGAAGAACTGCTGAAACCAACAGCTGTGAGCAAGGAGCCTCTGAAGAACCTGAACAGCTGTCTCCGGCAGCTAAA GCAAGAAATGGACAGCCTTCAGCGGCAGATGGAGGAACACACCATTACA